The region AATAGCAATTTACATATTCAAGTCACTCAAATTCCTAATTCAGATCATTTTATCTGGGTCATTGATGACTTTATCGCTGATTTTGACTCTTTAATTGAGTACAGTAATACCAAGGCTTATTTTAACCAAGCTGGTGCAGATGGGACCCTTTTCCCGGGAATGCGAGATGAAATGCCCAAGCCTTATTACAACAGCTTGTCATCCTTGATAGATTTACTATCACAGCAAGAGAGTGGCAATAAATTCAAGCGACATACCATAGCAAAATGCTGGCTCTCAAAAGTCACCCTAAGTCCGCTACAGCTTAATGCCAAACAAACTATGCCTCACTTTGATTCGTTAGCCAGTCAAGATATGGCGGCAGTACATTACCTCAACGGCAGTGACTTGGGTGGTACCAGTTTCTATCGTTACAAGGGGACTGAGAAGCTGGATTTATCTATTGATGATAAAGAAGTAATTTTAAAAATGGTTGAGGATGTGAAAAAGACTGCCGATAACAGAAAAGGCTATATGAATGACTCAGATGAGTTATTTGAAAAAGTGTTCAGTGTTGATGCTAAACCCAATCGCATTATCATTTATTCGGGCAATATCCTTCACAGCGCAAACATCACTGACGATGTCGATTTTGATAAGAAATCTCCAAACAATCGTACCTCAATTAACTCTTTCTTTCGTGTAGTCTCATAAACAAAAAAGCGAGCTTAGTATCAACTAAACTCGCTTTAAATATCATCAGTAACCCTGACGTTATCGAATCAATTTCAGATCTATAAGAACCAAGCGCGGTAAGTTTTACCTTTTAAGCGGCCTTTAGTGATCTTGTTAAGTGCCTTTGCTGACGCTGTGCGTTTAACGGCCACAAATGAGCGGATATCGGTCACTTTGATTTTGCCTATATCAGCGCCATCAATACCATTTTCGCCAGTTAACCCACCAACGATGTCACCAGGACGAACCTTATGCTTCTTACCGGCATCGATTTGAATGGTAATCATCTCAGCTTCAAGTGGCGTTTTAGTTAACGCACTCATTGATGGTAATGTTTCACCGTCAATTTCACGGCCAATAATTTCGCCGATTTCAACCATACGATGACCATCTTCATGACTATAGAAAGTATAAGCAGCGCCAGTACTACCCGCACGGCCTGTGCGGCCAATACGGTGAATATGGACTTCAGCATCGTAAGCGATGTGGTAGTTAAACACCGCTTCTAAATCTTCAATATCTAAACCACGCGACGCGACATCGGTTGCCACTAACACGCGGGCACTTTTGTTAGCAAAACGCAGTAACATTTGATCGCGCTCGCGCTGCTCTAAGTCGCCATGCAAGGCTAATACGCTAAAGCCTTGTTCCGCTAAAGTATCTGCAACTTTTTGAGTTTCACGTCGAGTGTTACAAAAAACAACCGCACTTTCAGGTTGCTTATCCAGTAACAATAACTGTAATGCTTCCATGCGGGCATTGTTATCTTCAGTCAGGTAAAAATGCTGGTCGATGGTGAGGTTGTCGTGCGTAGATTCGACTTTAACCATGAACGGCTTATACATGATTTGTTCAGCGATATGCTTTATTTGATCTGGAAACGTCGCGCTAAAGAGCAAGGTTTGACGCTCACGCGGCGTATTTTCAATAATTTGATCTATTTGTTGTTGAAAGCCCATTTCTAACATGCGATCGGCTTCATCCAAAATAAGCATATTAACTTCGCTTAAATCTAAACGATTGCGATCGAGATGATCAACAAGACGTCCAGGTGTACCAACAATAATGTGCGCACCATGTTCCAACGAGCCTATTTGAGGTCCCATTGGCACACCACCACACAATGTCAGTACTTTCACGTTATGAATGCCGCGGGCTAGAGTACGGATCTCTTTTGCCACTTGATCGGCTAATTCACGTGTTGGGCACAACACCATTGTTTGAATGCGAAAACGTTTCACATCTAACTTGTTAAGTAAGCCCAAACCAAATGCTGCAGTTTTACCTGAGCCGGTTTTTCCTTGGCCAATCACGTCATCACCTGCAAGAATGGCTGGTAAGCTCTCAGCTTGAATTTGAGTCATAGACTCGAATCCCATGGTTTTGAGATTATCAAGCAAATCAGGTTTAAGATTTAGTGATGCGAAAGCCGTATTAGCGACTTGTTGAGTAGACTGACTCAAGGTGAATATCCTCTGATATAAAACGGGTACTGAAACAAAACGAGTACAAACAAAACAGCCAAGATATTTATACCTTGGCCTAATTGCATATTGTAGCAATTTTATCCGAACATGGCAGATATATCTTTGCTAAATGATCTTACCAAAGCGCCCTTGTTGGTAATCATCTACTGCTTGATCTATTTCAGCTTGAGTATTCATGACAAATGGTCCCATATGGACTATTTTTTCATTAATGGGCGAACCTGCCAACAGTAATAACCCAGTCTCATCATCGTTAGGATTAGTAAAATGGCTTAGTTCAGCAGATAACACCAGTAATTCACCCGCTTTAGCATTTAACAATTCCCCATCAGCATTTTTATACTCAAGTACACCTTGGTAAATGTATATATGCACCACTTCATGGCGTGCTAAATCAATACTCGCATAACCATTTGCATCCAGCATTAAATCAGCAATAGCACCATTACCGGACAACCCCTGGATAGTCGATATTAATGGCTCATTATTTTTTGCAGTCTCAGCAAATTGCCACTTCCCTGCCAATGCTTTTAAGGTCGCACCATGTTGATTAACCCCTATCGGATTAGGCTTTTCGGAGGTATCTTGATAAATCGCTGGACGCATCTTGTCTTTGGCAGGCATATTGAGCCAAATTTGAAAACCATGTAGGCCGTCTTCAGCATCTGCTAATGGCATTTCAGAATGAATCACCCCACTACCTGTGCTCATCCATTGAACATCGCCCGCACGAATAGCTTTAACATTGCCAAGTTGATCTCGGTGCTCAAATCCACCTTTACGGATATAGGTAAAGGTTTCAATGCCACGATGAGGATGCGGCGGAAAACCGCCAATAAAATCTTGTTTATCAGCTGATTTGATCTCATCGATCATTAAATAAGGATCGAAGCGAGTATTCATAAAGTCTGCAACGCGCTTAATGTTAACACCATCGCCATCCATTGCAGGTCGAGCGGTAAAACGACTTATTACTTTCATAATCTTGTACTCAATAACGGGTTAATGAATCTAGATTACCAATCAATTAATCGAATAAAAATTGCAATATAACGGTGCTTTTAGTCTATTTATTAGAACGTTTTATGGGTAAATTCACAATGAGATAATTAACATCCGTTGCCTCAAACTGAGTGCAACGGAATAACAATAGTAGAAATTAGAAATGAGAGATGATGACTTTTACGTTATGTAGCAATCACGCTTTTAGCTATCACACGTCCAACAATTACAACTCAAACAATACATCTGTACGAATGATGTACTTTACACCTTGTGTTATTGCAACAGAGCTATGAATACAATGTAATGGATGCATTCCATGTGGAAAACATAATACGCTGCCAGCAGGTGTCCTAACATCTACATGTGCTACCGCATCACCGGCTTTAGCTGGTTTGGTCGCATCATCCGCATTAACTAGAAAGCGTGTTTCACCGCCTTCAAAATCTTCGCGAAGTAGCATTAAAAACGTCATTTGGCTAAAGCGATCAGGGTAAGCATTGGCGACAAGCTTATTGTCTATAATTCGGCTACCAGGCCAAGAACCATCAGAGTGAGGTTTGAAGTAGTCATCTTGGCCATATCGATAAAAACGAAAACGAGCATTAATCCCTAAGGCTTTATCTCCGTTGAAAATACCTTGTCTGTCATCCATCAAATGAGCTATTCGCTGCCAAATGGTGCCATCAGTTTCAGGATCAACAATCCACGTTAAACTATCGTTATGGCGAACACTTCTAGGTAAAGAAACTGCCGCATCGGGCAAAAACTCAAGCTGCTCACTGATCTCTATAAATCTTTGGCACTCGTCTTTTGACAATACATTGAACAATTGAAAAGCACCCGGTACATCAGCCAACTCTCGGCGCTCTACTTGGCTAATGTCAAAGTCACTGCTTAACTTAGCGGGGTTAGAATTGTTATTGCCCCAAGCGGGTAATGCTGGATGCTCAGCGCCTTGCTCCAACGCCGCTACAAAAAAGGATTCTGGCTTATTTTTCTGTGTCATATTCAACTCAACTGTCGTTAATTATTCTGTAATACATACGGATATGGTTGGGAGTTGGCGTATTGCCCTAGCGAGTTACTTACTGATAACTCTCACTTGAGCAAATTGTCTGTGCCCAGCAGCGGTGCCATGAAAACCAAATCCACTTTGCTTCGCCCCGACCCAGGGCCCAGGGCCTCCAGCACCTTGATTAACTCCGACCATGCCAGCCTCGATTTGCTCTGCAACATCTGCAGCTCCCGCACCGCCAAATACCGCTGCGCCTAATCCAAAGGGACTGGCATTCGCACGCTCAATCGCTTCAGATATATGAGTAAAACGACTAATTGCCACTACAGGCCCAAAGGTTTCATCATGTTCTAACTGCATTTCAGGCCTGATATCAGTCACGACCGTTGGTTGTATGTAAGGCACTTCGTAATCAGCATTTCCTAATAGGAATTTCGCCCCTTTTTGCTCAGCATCTTTAAGTTGCGACAACACTCGTTGGTGCTGCTTATGACTGACAATAGGTCCAATATTCACGTTAGTTTGATCCCATTGCCCCACTTGGTAACGGCTAGCCAGCGCTACCACTTTTTGCTCAAATTCTTCAGCAACACGTGCATCCACATAAACACGTTCAGTTGATGTACACATCTGCCCCGCATTCTCAAATGAACTTGCCACAGCAAACTGCACCGCTTTATCAATGTCAGCTGTCGCCATAACAATCATAGGATCATTGCCACCCAGCTCCATCACCAACCGTTTTAACGATGATGCTGCTGATGCCATAATATGTTTACCTGCAGCAAGCGACCCAGTGAAAGCCACCATATTGATATCGGCTTCCACTAATGCTTTACCCGTAGCAGAATCACCATGTGCTATTTGCAACACACCTTCAGGTAATACTTCGTTTAATGTACTAACGAACAAGTCGGCAACTAAAGGCGTTAATTCTGATGGCTTTAATATCACGCTATTCCCCGCCATAAGTGCAGGAAGTAGCAAATTGTTAGCCATTGCTAATGGATAATTCCAAGGCGCAATAACAGCCACAACCCCCAAAGGTCGGTATTGTAATTCTGCGCCATGCCCCATAGATTCGGGCTTCAATGCCGCAGCAATTTCTTGGCAGAAATAACCTGCATTTTGTGCTGTACCTGCAACTTCATAACTGGCTCGACGGTAATCCTTTCCCATCTCTTTACTGATCAATAACGTCAGCGATTCCTGTACTTTGGCTAATTTTTCATAAGCCTTAACCACAATTTGTTGTCGATCTAGTAATGATACTTTTGCCCATGCGTGCTGCGCTTTCTTTGCCGCGGCCACAAGGGTTGGCATTTGTGCATTGGTTGTAATTGGCACTTCACCAATGGCTTGTTGATCGATCGGATCGTAAGAGATGAGCATAGACATCAAGTTTCTTCCTTTTGAGATGCATTAACCTAGCGCAATACATTGCAATTTATCTTTGGTTCTTAGGGTCATATTTTGCTAGAGTAGGTAATTAAAGCAACTAGTATACTTTTAGTAACCACTCTGTTTTTTTGCAAAATTAAAATAAAAGATATTAAATACAATGATTAAAGATGAAATAATAAATATAAAAAATTGTGAACAGCCTTGCTTGATCGAAAGAGGGATGCGAATTTTAGGCGGAAAGTGGAAAGCATCGATACTGTGGCATTTAAAAGATGGTCCTGTACGCTTCAATGAATTGTCACGCATGCTGGGCGGCGCCAGCAAGAAAATGGTAGATCAACGCCTTAAAGAGCTGGAAACCCAAGGCTTAGTGACGAGAGAAGTCATCTGCACTCGACCTATTGCAGTCACCTATGAAATAACCGAATTTGGCCGTACCGCGCTAGAGATTTTAGAGAAGCTAAAAGATTGGACTGAAGAAAGTAACTTCTAGTAAAGTGCCTTAACAATGACTTACCCGCAAACTATAACACCATATAAACACTGCAATAACGCCTAACCTAACAGCCACTTTATTTGATGTGACCTCCTTTTTCAATAAATATTGTGCACAATTAAATTGCTCACAACTAAAATTAAAGGTAAGCTGATCGTCAATCAAGCATAAAACTATTTAGTAAGGGAACTCACATGCCACTCAGTCCTATTGGAATCGCCCATACCATCATTGGTAGTCTTGCCGTATTTTTCGGTTTGAAAATGCTTTGGCAACATAAACAAATCACCTTTAGGTCATTGGAAGGTAAGTTTTATCTTATCGCAACGCTATTTACTGCTTTGTCGGCGTTAACTATTTTTAAGCACGGTGGCTTTAATCCTGCCCATGCATTGGCAATACTAACCATATTAGCCACTGTGGTTGGTATAGTGATTGAGAAAACTGAGCTGCTGAAGTCTTGGAATAAGTATGCCGTGAATCTTTGTTTTTCAGGAACGATGCTGTTTCATTTGATCCCAACAGCCACTGAAATTTTGACGCGTTTCCCGATGGGTGACCCAATAGTGACATCATTAGAAGACCCCTTATTACAAAAAACCTTCCTAACAATTTTTGTGTTATTTCTAGCCTTTGTTATTTACCAAGTCAATTGGTTACGTAAACAGGATTAATAACATATAAAAAACCGACTTAGTAATGTAAGTCGGTTTAAATACTTAATCAGATTTATTTTCAGCTCAGCTGATTCCACATAAAAGCTAAAGCTCGTAAATCAATCGCTGGTTAAATCTATAGATCATTGAATTGATCCAGCCATGCGGAAAAAGAAGCAGAAACCTTTTCAACCGTTCCTTGTCCTTGGTTATAAAACCAAACTGGCGCATCTTTTTGAGATGTTTCACAATCTGTTTTCTTAAAGCAAAACATGTTGCCTTTGCAATCAGAGGCAAACAAAATGTGCCCTTTAGGCATACCGCTCATTTCGTATAAATTTGATAGCAAACTAACATCATCAAGGCTTAGAAAGTCCTGCACCTCAGAGATATCAACACCTAAATCACAAATTTTAGTCAACACATTAGGCGTGTGCACCAAGCCATATTTAGAGATTAAATACTTATATGAATCAGGTAACACGACAGCTAGTTTTTCTTCTAGCTCTTCAATATATAAACTCTTAATGGGCACCATGGCATTTTTACTGCCCCAATTTTTTACAAATAGATCGATGCTATTCATCTCAGAGAATTCCAAAAAATCAAGGCCACACTTGCGGCTAAAAGACATAGGTTAAAATACCAGATAACTACATTAATCGCTGTTTAAATGCTTAGTATTCTCGTCATGGTCGCTTAAAATCAGCATTTATTCTCCACAACTCACTTAAACCGATTCAAATGGTAAAGAGTTTACAATAAAACTGTATTGTTATTATAAAGACTCGTTAGCTGTGCTTTTTACCGTAACGCCATTTGCACTTTTATTTGACGTAAAAACGAGTAGAAAAGCGCCGAGCATAATGAACATGTCCGCGACATTAAATACCCCGGTTCTCATCGAACCAAAACCTATATTTAGAAAATCAATCACAGCCCCATTGTTTACCAGTCGATCATAAAAATTACTGACGCCACCAGAAAACACCAAAGATAATGCCACTATGGAAGAAAGGTGCTGTTTTGAATTTGATACTAGATATATCAGTAATGCCAACAAGAAAGAGCCGACTAATACTACCAGTAGCCAGAATCTCGCTTGCTCAGAGAGATTATTACCTAAACCTAAAAATGCACCTATATTTTCGGTGTAACCCACCCTAAGAATATCATTGAGGTAACTTGTCATTTGAAATTTAGGCAGGTGCTCTGTTGCTAATAATTTAGTACCTTGATCGCAGCCTACACATGAGAGTGTAATGGTAAAAACAACCAACAATCTTTTCCAAATATCCATATTCAATAATCCTTTTTCTAGCAGCTAATCACCAAGGTAGGTAGACTATCATTATTGATTGAAATATCTAAATTTGCACAACGCTATGAAGAGTTTATTTCTTGAGAAAGAAGACGCTTTAACCATGTAAAAATAGCCTCGTTAGCCATAAGTAAATCATGCTTACTGCTCACCTTAACCCCAATAGACAAATCACACTTTCAACGATTTAATTTACTTTAATGACGAAATACATCTATAAAATGGACTCAATAAAAAAGGACTCTATAAAGAGTCCTTTCGAATTTACCTAACTTAACACTCACGTCTTTATGGCTTAACTGCGTAAACCAATGCCGCGCGAGATGAGGTAGTAGGCCACAAACCAAAGCGAGGCACAAAAGCCCACCATAATGGCTATTGATAACGGTACGCTGATATCTGCAAACCCTAAAAAGCCATAGCGGAATACATTAATCATATACACCACAGGGTTTAGTCCTGATACGCCTTGCCAAAATTCAGGTAACAATGACAACGAGTAGAACACCCCACCAAGATAGGTCAACGGCGTTAATATGAAGGTCGGAATAATACTAATATCATCAAAGCTTTTAGCAAATACCGCATTAATTAACCCACCTAATGCAAACAGCACCGAGGTTAAAAATACCGTCATAATCACTAAGCCCACATGATGAAGACTTAAATCGACAAAGAACATGGCGACCATGGTCACAATGAAACCGACACTTAATCCCCGCGCGACACCACCACCAACAAAACCAGCAATCATCACATAATGCGGTACGGGTGCGACCATTAACTCTTCAATACTGCCATGCATTTTGGCACTAAAGAAAGATGAAGCCACATTAGAATATGAGTTAGTTATCACTGACATCATAATCAGACCTGGAGCGATAAACTCCATATAAGATACGCCGCCCATCTCACCAATGCGATTGCCAATCAAGTTACCAAAAATTAAAAAATATAAGGTCATGGTAATGGCTGGCGGCACTAATGTTTGCACCCAAATACGGGTGAAGCGATTCGTTTCTTTGACGATAATACTTTTAAAGGCTATCCAATACAGCTTATTCATTATTTTGGACCCTGTGCTTTTTTAACTAATTCGACAAACAGTTCTTCAAGACGGTTGGCTTTATTTCGCATTGATAGCACTTCAATATCTGCATTACTTAACTGGTTGAATAAATCATTCAGATTATTCTCTTTCGCCACATCAACTTCCAGAGTATGGCCATCCACTAAGCGACAATTCATGTTATTTAGCTCTGGCGCGGTGTTAATGTCTTGAGATAAATCGAGGATAAAAGTTTCCATATTCAGCTTACTGAGTAAACTTTTCATGCTAGTGCATTCCACCAGCAACCCTTTATCAATAATACCGATATTACGGCAAAGCATTTCCGCTTCTTCAAGGTAGTGCGTCGTGAGAATAATCGTCACGCCTTGGCTGTTAATTTGCTTTAAGAACTCCCACATCGAGCGGCGAAGTTCAATATCCACCCCCGCTGTTGGTTCATCAAGAATAAGCAATTGTGGTTCATGCATTAACGCGCGTGCAATCATTAAACGGCGCTTCATACCACCTGACAAAGCCCGTGCTTGGCTATCGCGCTTTTCCCATAAATCTAGCTGGGTTAAATACTTTTCAGCACGTACAAGTGCTACATGGCGTGGAACACCATAATAACCTGCTTGAGTGACTACAATTTGGAGTACGGTTTCAAACTGGTTAAAGTTAAATTCTTGCGGAACCAAACCAATACACAGCTTGGCTTGTTCTAATTTTTTGTCGATATCATGATCGAACACTTTAACGCTGCCAGAGGTCTTTTGTACTAAAGAGCTAATGACACCGATAGTTGTCGATTTACCTGCACCGTTTGGACCCAATAGCGCAAAGAAATCACCTTGTTCAACGGTTAAACTAATACCTTTTACAGCTTGAACGCCACCTTTATAGGTTTTTTGCAGGTTTTCTATCACCAAAGCATTGGCGGGTTTACTCATTGTTATACCTCTGGTCCATGAATTGCGAATGACACATGCTTAATTAGATAATCTTAATGACGTTATGTAAATGAAAAAGGTGCAGAAAATTTATGACGCCTAAAACAAAACTCCCGCCTAAAGCGGGAGTTTACACATCAAAAGTTATATTAGTCTAACGGTACAACTCTAGCGATGTAAGGTAAGTTTCGATATTGCTCAGCGTAGTCAATACCGTAACCTACGATGAACTCATCAGGTATAGTAAAGCCAATAAAGTCGACAGGTACGTTAACTTCACGACGCTCTGGCTTATCCAATAATGTACACAGAGCCAGGCTTTTAGGTTCACGCAATAAAAGCATTTCACGTACTTTGTTCAGGGTATTACCTGAATCAATTAAATCTTCAACGATCAATACATCACGCCCAGCGATCTCAGAAGTGACATCCTTAAGGATCTTCACATCACGTGTACTTGTCATTGCATTGCCATAACTTGAAACAGACATAAAGTCGATTTCAACATGGCCCTTAATACGGCGACATAAGTCAGCCATAAAAACCACAGACCCTTTCAATAAGCCGACCATTAACAAACGTTCGCTGTCTGCGTAATGGGCATTAATCCTTTCAGCTAATATATCCAGTTTTTCGTTGATTTCTTCTGCAGAAATCATCACTTCGGTTGTGTGTTTCATATTACTCTCAGTTATCGATTTTTTCGGACTTGTCGTTGGAATAACCCCAACGATTTGTTAATCCATGCGCAATGCCCAAATGATCTAGAATTCGGGAAACCATGAAGTTTACCAGATCTTCTATCGATTGGGGATGATGATAAAAGCCTGGCGCAGCTGGCATGATGGTCGCACCATTGCGAGTAAGGCTTAACATATGCTCTAAGTGTATGGCACTAAAAGGAGTTTCTCTCGGAACAAGGATTAATTGTCCGCGCTCTTTTATTACCACATCGGCGGCTCTTTCGAGCAAATTATTACTCATACCAGTAGCAATAGCGGCTAATGTCCCTGTTGAACAAGGGCAAACCACCATTTGTTTCGGTGCGGCGCTACCTGATGCTGGCGGTGAGAACCATTCATCTTTACCTAATACCACCAACTCACCAATCGCATTTTCGTCCATATTAAAATGGCCTAATAACTGCTGGCAGGCTTTTTCAGGATTCGCACTCAGTTGCAGGCCTTCTTCAGTGGCAAGCACCACTCTTGCTGCGCTCGATATCATTAAGAAAACTTGATAATCAGCTTGCAGCAAACACTGCAATAACTTTAAACCGTATGGCGCGCCAGAAGCACCAGTCCATGCAAGACTGATCGCTTTTTCTTTTTTGGCGTATGGGTGAATCGAATTACTCATATTGTCTCTTTTAATTAACCTTTGCAGGTTATACGGCTTAACTCACTTTATTGATGACAATCATATTGATGTCATCGCGTATTTTAGCAAAGATTTATCTAATAAAGTCACTACTTCAAGGCGGTAATCAATTTTTGATGAATACCGTTAAAGCCGCCATTACTCATAATCACCACAGTGTCGCCATTTTTTGCCTGTGCGGTTACCTTGGCAATAATGTCTTCAATATCGGTAAATACAGCAACAGGAATGCTGGCATTAGCCATATTGGCTTGTAAGTCCCAGCCTACATTACCTGCTTGAAACAAAAAGGCACTGTCAGCCAATGCCATTGAAGCCGCTAACGTGTCTTTATGTACGCCACTTTTCATGGTATTTGAACGAGGCTCTAGCACTACAATTAACTTGCCTGTCGCTAACTCACCTTCGCCCACTTTTGCCCTTAAGCCTTGTAAGGTGGTTTCAATCGCTGTTGGGTGATGGGCAAAATCATCGTACACAGCAATACCGTTTACGGTATCGAGTAACTCTAAGCGGCGTTTGGGTGGAGAAAATTGACTTAAGGCTTCAATAGCATGATTGGGGGCAACGCCAACATGCCTTGCTGCCGCTATCGCCATTATCGCATTTTCAATATTATGCTGACCGATTAAGCTCCAGTTTAATATGCCTTGAGACTCGCCATTAAACATCACTTCAAACTCGTGACCATCAGCAGCTATCGTTTTACCAAACCAGCCGCTGTTGTTTTGTAATGCTGTTTTTTCAGTGGCATAAAAGTGTTCTTGCTCGCTCCAACATCCAAGCTCAATCACTTCTTTTACCGCATCAACTTCAGCAGGCCAAATGACTTTACCTTCACCAGGTACCGTGCGAATAACATGATTAAATTGACGTTGAATAGCAGCAAGATCGGCAAATATATCAGCATGATCAAATTCAAGATTATTAATCACTAAAGTGCGCGGGCGGTAATGGACAAATTTAGAACGCTTATCAAAAAAGGCACTGTCATATTCATCTGCTTCAACCACAAAGAAAGGTGAATTACCTAAACGCGCTGACACACCAAAATTTTGCGGAACACCACCGATTAAAAAGCCCGGCTCGTAGCCACAATACTCTAATACCCACGCTAACATGCTTGATGTAGAGGTTTTACCATGAGTCCCTGATACGGCCAGTACCCATCGCTCTGCTAAAATGTATTCAGATAAAAATTGCGGCCCAGAAGTATATTTAATACCACGATTTAATACTGCTTCAACACAAGGATTACCACGGCTCATGGCATTACCAATAACCACTAAGTCAGGCTGATTGTCGCCTTCTTTACCAAGCTGCACGGGATCGAAGCCTTGAATAAGCTCAATACCCTGCTCTTCTAGTTGAGTACTCATAGGCGGATACACATTGGCATCACTACCAGTAACCTTGTGTCCCATTGCGCGGGCTAATAGCGCTAAGCCGCCCATAAAAGTGCCACAAATTCCAAGAATATGTACGTGCATGCCATTGCTCTGCTTAATATTTATTTGAGGGTTATTCTAATGCATTGGCGATCAAAATGTCAGCTAACAATAACAAGCTTTAATGTGATTTCTA is a window of Shewanella donghaensis DNA encoding:
- a CDS encoding DUF6445 family protein, whose translation is MTTAINSNLHIQVTQIPNSDHFIWVIDDFIADFDSLIEYSNTKAYFNQAGADGTLFPGMRDEMPKPYYNSLSSLIDLLSQQESGNKFKRHTIAKCWLSKVTLSPLQLNAKQTMPHFDSLASQDMAAVHYLNGSDLGGTSFYRYKGTEKLDLSIDDKEVILKMVEDVKKTADNRKGYMNDSDELFEKVFSVDAKPNRIIIYSGNILHSANITDDVDFDKKSPNNRTSINSFFRVVS
- the dbpA gene encoding ATP-dependent RNA helicase DbpA, yielding MSQSTQQVANTAFASLNLKPDLLDNLKTMGFESMTQIQAESLPAILAGDDVIGQGKTGSGKTAAFGLGLLNKLDVKRFRIQTMVLCPTRELADQVAKEIRTLARGIHNVKVLTLCGGVPMGPQIGSLEHGAHIIVGTPGRLVDHLDRNRLDLSEVNMLILDEADRMLEMGFQQQIDQIIENTPRERQTLLFSATFPDQIKHIAEQIMYKPFMVKVESTHDNLTIDQHFYLTEDNNARMEALQLLLLDKQPESAVVFCNTRRETQKVADTLAEQGFSVLALHGDLEQRERDQMLLRFANKSARVLVATDVASRGLDIEDLEAVFNYHIAYDAEVHIHRIGRTGRAGSTGAAYTFYSHEDGHRMVEIGEIIGREIDGETLPSMSALTKTPLEAEMITIQIDAGKKHKVRPGDIVGGLTGENGIDGADIGKIKVTDIRSFVAVKRTASAKALNKITKGRLKGKTYRAWFL
- a CDS encoding pirin family protein codes for the protein MKVISRFTARPAMDGDGVNIKRVADFMNTRFDPYLMIDEIKSADKQDFIGGFPPHPHRGIETFTYIRKGGFEHRDQLGNVKAIRAGDVQWMSTGSGVIHSEMPLADAEDGLHGFQIWLNMPAKDKMRPAIYQDTSEKPNPIGVNQHGATLKALAGKWQFAETAKNNEPLISTIQGLSGNGAIADLMLDANGYASIDLARHEVVHIYIYQGVLEYKNADGELLNAKAGELLVLSAELSHFTNPNDDETGLLLLAGSPINEKIVHMGPFVMNTQAEIDQAVDDYQQGRFGKII
- a CDS encoding prolyl hydroxylase family protein translates to MTQKNKPESFFVAALEQGAEHPALPAWGNNNSNPAKLSSDFDISQVERRELADVPGAFQLFNVLSKDECQRFIEISEQLEFLPDAAVSLPRSVRHNDSLTWIVDPETDGTIWQRIAHLMDDRQGIFNGDKALGINARFRFYRYGQDDYFKPHSDGSWPGSRIIDNKLVANAYPDRFSQMTFLMLLREDFEGGETRFLVNADDATKPAKAGDAVAHVDVRTPAGSVLCFPHGMHPLHCIHSSVAITQGVKYIIRTDVLFEL
- a CDS encoding aldehyde dehydrogenase family protein, with the translated sequence MSMLISYDPIDQQAIGEVPITTNAQMPTLVAAAKKAQHAWAKVSLLDRQQIVVKAYEKLAKVQESLTLLISKEMGKDYRRASYEVAGTAQNAGYFCQEIAAALKPESMGHGAELQYRPLGVVAVIAPWNYPLAMANNLLLPALMAGNSVILKPSELTPLVADLFVSTLNEVLPEGVLQIAHGDSATGKALVEADINMVAFTGSLAAGKHIMASAASSLKRLVMELGGNDPMIVMATADIDKAVQFAVASSFENAGQMCTSTERVYVDARVAEEFEQKVVALASRYQVGQWDQTNVNIGPIVSHKQHQRVLSQLKDAEQKGAKFLLGNADYEVPYIQPTVVTDIRPEMQLEHDETFGPVVAISRFTHISEAIERANASPFGLGAAVFGGAGAADVAEQIEAGMVGVNQGAGGPGPWVGAKQSGFGFHGTAAGHRQFAQVRVISK
- a CDS encoding winged helix-turn-helix transcriptional regulator: MIKDEIINIKNCEQPCLIERGMRILGGKWKASILWHLKDGPVRFNELSRMLGGASKKMVDQRLKELETQGLVTREVICTRPIAVTYEITEFGRTALEILEKLKDWTEESNF
- a CDS encoding DUF2306 domain-containing protein yields the protein MPLSPIGIAHTIIGSLAVFFGLKMLWQHKQITFRSLEGKFYLIATLFTALSALTIFKHGGFNPAHALAILTILATVVGIVIEKTELLKSWNKYAVNLCFSGTMLFHLIPTATEILTRFPMGDPIVTSLEDPLLQKTFLTIFVLFLAFVIYQVNWLRKQD
- a CDS encoding SMI1/KNR4 family protein; translated protein: MNSIDLFVKNWGSKNAMVPIKSLYIEELEEKLAVVLPDSYKYLISKYGLVHTPNVLTKICDLGVDISEVQDFLSLDDVSLLSNLYEMSGMPKGHILFASDCKGNMFCFKKTDCETSQKDAPVWFYNQGQGTVEKVSASFSAWLDQFNDL
- the lspA gene encoding signal peptidase II encodes the protein MDIWKRLLVVFTITLSCVGCDQGTKLLATEHLPKFQMTSYLNDILRVGYTENIGAFLGLGNNLSEQARFWLLVVLVGSFLLALLIYLVSNSKQHLSSIVALSLVFSGGVSNFYDRLVNNGAVIDFLNIGFGSMRTGVFNVADMFIMLGAFLLVFTSNKSANGVTVKSTANESL